The following are encoded together in the Salvia hispanica cultivar TCC Black 2014 chromosome 6, UniMelb_Shisp_WGS_1.0, whole genome shotgun sequence genome:
- the LOC125193607 gene encoding protein DETOXIFICATION 51-like, producing MPSSPLLRTQRGAKVISDFHGCSRLSFKEVIVEMKMLYTIAFPMIITGLLTYGKSFISMLFLGNLGKDALAGGSLAIAIANISGYSILYGLSLGMEPISSQAFGAKQWPLLSQTLYRTLLLLSLSCIPISILWLNIHPFLLFFKLDSSISAAAVPYLAFSLPSLLFQSLINPLKIYLRAQNIISPIMSSAIVALAFHVPTAYLLVAHLRLGVPGVALASAAADLAQLTTLLSHVENLSSLGGGGATATAKEWQALLKLALPSCAAVCLEWWWYEIMILLAGVLPDAAEAVACMGILTQATSLAYVFPSALGLAASVRVGNELGAGQPGRARGASLVAVACAAATSLATSSSMLAVAGAWGRAFTDDKAVAALTAALMPVVGLCELGNYPQTTGCGVLRGSARVSLSAHINVGSFYGVGLPLAIWMGFVLEMGLLGLWLGLLGTQIVCALLMAWILGTTDWVVESHRARQLIGMEFEDQGLASIKTLS from the coding sequence ATGCCTTCATCACCTCTTCTTCGCACCCAACGCGGTGCAAAGGTCATTTCCGACTTCCATGGCTGCTCACGCCTCTCTTTCAAAGAGGTGATTGTTGAGATGAAAATGCTGTACACAATAGCCTTCCCCATGATCATCACCGGCCTCCTAACCTACGGCAAGTCCTTCATCTCCATGCTCTTCCTCGGCAATCTCGGCAAGGACGCCCTTGCCGGCGGCTCCCTCGCCATCGCCATTGCCAACATCTCCGGCTACTCCATCCTCTACGGCCTCTCCCTCGGCATGGAGCCCATCTCCTCCCAAGCCTTCGGAGCCAAGCAATGGCCCCTCCTCTCCCAAACCCTCTATCGcactctcctcctcctctcacTCTCATGCATCCCTATCTCAATCCTATGGCTCAACATCCACCctttcctcctcttcttcaagCTTGACTCTTCcatctccgccgccgccgtcccCTACCTCGCCTTCTCCCTCCCCTCCCTCCTCTTCCAATCCCTCATCAACCCCCTCAAGATCTACCTCAGAGCTCAAAACATCATTTCCCCAATCATGTCTAGCGCCATCGTCGCCCTCGCCTTCCATGTCCCCACTGCCTACCTCCTTGTTGCCCACCTTCGTCTTGGTGTCCCTGGCGTGGCCCTCGCTTCTGCAGCAGCCGACCTGGCCCAGTTGACAACTCTACTATCTCATGTAGAAAACCTTTCTTCCCTTGGCGGTGGCGGCGCAACCGCCACTGCCAAGGAGTGGCAGGCGCTGCTAAAGCTGGCGCTGCCTAGCTGCGCCGCCGTCTGCCTGGAGTGGTGGTGGTACGAGATCATGATTCTCCTGGCGGGCGTCCTCCCGGATGCCGCCGAGGCCGTCGCCTGCATGGGAATCCTCACACAGGCGACCTCCCTCGCCTACGTCTTCCCGTCCGCCCTAGGCCTTGCAGCATCAGTCCGCGTCGGGAACGAGCTGGGCGCCGGGCAGCCGGGGCGGGCGAGGGGGGCCTCGCTGGTGGCGGTCGCGTGTGCGGCCGCCACCAGCCTGGCGACCTCGTCGTCCATGCTGGCTGTAGCCGGCGCATGGGGCCGGGCGTTCACGGACGACAAGGCCGTGGCCGCCCTGACGGCGGCGCTGATGCCGGTGGTGGGGCTCTGTGAACTGGGAAACTACCCGCAGACCACCGGGTGTGGGGTGCTGAGGGGAAGCGCGAGGGTGTCCCTCAGCGCCCATATAAATGTGGGGTCGTTTTATGGGGTTGGATTGCCACTGGCAATATGGATGGGCTTTGTGTTGGAAATGGGCCTGTTGGGGTTATGGTTGGGCCTACTGGGGACCCAAATCGTGTGTGCGCTGCTCATGGCTTGGATATTGGGCACCACGGATTGGGTAGTGGAGTCCCATAGGGCGAGGCAGTTGATAGGGATGGAATTTGAAGATCAAGGCTTGGCATCAATCAAGACATTATCTTGA